A single region of the Silene latifolia isolate original U9 population chromosome 8, ASM4854445v1, whole genome shotgun sequence genome encodes:
- the LOC141596330 gene encoding putative cinnamyl alcohol dehydrogenase 1, protein MSSETSPANCRGWAARDPSGVLSPIEFNRRIVADDDVSIKITHCGVCYADVIWTRNLHKDAKYPVVPGHEIVGTVKEVGPNVHRFKVGDHVGVGTYVNSCRDCEYCNDGMEVSCVKGSVFTFNGVDTDGTVTKGGYSTSIVVHERYCYKIPDNLPSHLAAPLLCAGITVYTPMMRHNMNQPGKSLGVIGLGGLGHMAVMFGKAFGLKVTVFSTSMSKKDEALSVLGADNFVLSSDEHQMKALAKSLDFIVDTASGDHPIEPYMWLLKTFGAYALVGFPSEIKFSPASLSLGMKTFSGSITGGTKTTQEMLEFCAAKKIYPKVEIIPIQYANEAIERLLNRDVKYRFVIDIENSLN, encoded by the exons ATGAGTTCTGAAACTTCACCTGCAAATTGTCGCGGATGGGCAGCCAGAGATCCATCCGGTGTTCTTTCACCTATCGAGTTTAATCGAAG GATTGTTGCAGATGATGACGTTTCCATTAAGATTACGCACTGTGGGGTCTGCTATGCTGATGTAATCTGGACAAGGAACTTGCACAAAGATGCCAAGTACCCTGTTGTGCCAGG TCATGAGATTGTAGGCACAGTAAAAGAGGTGGGGCCAAATGTTCATCGCTTCAAAGTCGGGGATCATGTTGGAGTTGGAACTTATGTGAATTCATGCAGAGATTGTGAATATTGCAATGACGGGATGGAGGTCAGTTGTGTGAAAGGGTCCGTTTTTACATTCAATGGAGTGGACACAGATGGTACAGTCACAAAAGGAGGTTACTCAACCTCCATTGTTGTTCATGAAAG GTACTGTTACAAGATTCCTGACAACCTTCCCTCACATTTAGCGGCACCCTTATTATGTGCTGGAATTACTGTTTATACGCCCATGATGCGCCATAACATGAACCAGCCTGGTAAAAGTCTTGGGGTGATTGGCCTTGGTGGCCTTGGGCATATGGCTGTAATGTTCGGTAAGGCCTTCGGGCTTAAAGTCACTGTCTTTAGCACAAGCATGTCTAAGAAAGACGAAGCCTTGAGTGTACTAGGTGCTGACAATTTTGTTCTGTCATCTGATGAGCATCAAATGAAG GCTCTAGCAAAGTCACTGGACTTCATAGTAGACACTGCATCAGGAGATCACCCGATTGAGCCATACATGTGGCTTTTGAAGACATTTGGCGCTTATGCTCTGGTCGGCTTCCCTTCAGAAATAAAATTCAGTCCTGCTAGCCTTTCATTAG GTATGAAAACGTTCTCCGGCAGCATAACTGGTGGTACCAAAACGACTCAAGAAATGTTGGAATTTTGCGCTGCTAAGAAAATATATCCTAAGGTGGAAATTATTCCTATTCAGTATGCAAATGAAGCAATTGAAAGGCTCTTAAACAGGGATGTCAAATACCGGTTTGTCATCGACATTGAGAACTCTCTTAATTGA